The Streptomyces phaeolivaceus genome has a window encoding:
- a CDS encoding isochorismatase family protein, with translation MRRALIVVDVQNDFCEGGSLAVAGGADVAAAITELIGQAAGPGYRHVVATRDHHIAPGGHFSDNPDYVHSWPAHCVAGTEGVGFHPNFAPVIASGAVDAVFDKGAYSAAYSGFEGADENGVSLADWLRARDITEIDVVGIATDHCVRATALDAAREGFRTQVLLDLTAGVAEETTDRALEELRNAGVELSGKPVV, from the coding sequence ATGCGCCGCGCCTTGATCGTCGTCGACGTGCAGAACGACTTCTGCGAGGGGGGCAGCCTCGCGGTGGCCGGCGGTGCCGATGTGGCCGCCGCCATCACCGAGCTGATCGGCCAGGCGGCCGGTCCCGGCTACCGGCACGTCGTGGCCACCCGTGACCACCACATCGCGCCCGGCGGCCACTTCTCCGACAACCCGGACTACGTCCACTCCTGGCCGGCCCACTGTGTCGCCGGTACGGAGGGCGTGGGCTTCCACCCGAACTTCGCCCCCGTGATCGCCTCCGGGGCGGTCGACGCCGTCTTCGACAAGGGGGCGTACTCCGCGGCCTACAGCGGTTTCGAGGGCGCCGACGAGAACGGCGTCTCCCTCGCGGACTGGCTCCGCGCCCGCGACATCACCGAGATCGACGTCGTCGGCATCGCCACGGACCACTGCGTACGGGCCACCGCCCTGGACGCGGCCCGCGAGGGCTTCCGCACCCAGGTCCTCCTGGACCTGACCGCGGGCGTCGCCGAGGAGACCACGGACCGGGCCCTGGAAGAACTGCGGAACGCGGGCGTGGAACTCTCGGGCAAGCCGGTGGTGTGA